One genomic region from Xenopus laevis strain J_2021 chromosome 2L, Xenopus_laevis_v10.1, whole genome shotgun sequence encodes:
- the nrip1.L gene encoding nuclear receptor-interacting protein 1, whose amino-acid sequence MTYGEELSSEMQQDSVVLTYLEGLLMHQTAGGPGTAVDKLSVSCAKSDENFKNSGNIFSNCESNAPLRNNSSPCQGSGMLHLKKARLLQSSEDWNAAKRRRLSDSVPGTNGKNETFLAGMVANAPKGKQDSTLLASLLQSFSSRLQGVALSKQLKESLKEQGFSFSQETVHEEKNNQCMGIASSHLKTLLNKSRSKEKITNGNKTAKASIQEKYTESSPSGQSSTKGVAAEPISCAARLQAVASMVEKRSSPTVSPKPSVACSQLALLLSSEAHLQQYSREHAVKAQTASQLASERLAAMARLKETSEKDLGHFPLSTSLPTTLNSPSRTTISNGIGNIGNISPFSSPLSVPHSPHKSVGYKNHSEKNHLKPSPNNSLLLHLLKSQNAANMNKCNLHSDKIPAFDESATPTTTDDFSDNNPSFTEDETSDDESSHSNCAPIDLSFKNRVDKPEVLNTASIDNLTESLLKNWDPKVEGLNINKDNNRAPSLDSTLKPHQKVTLLQLLLGHKADENPEKMEDPQGPQRRADLTKFSLPIQRHVSENTHNSASLNALPLNNCSKSDSPVNLTQPLAPKNTFTSYISSIQSERHVNVASKHLIELTRKKTFHNPIPLIKESAPNNGAFSASKLLQNLAQCGKQTTAPDEQIAQKPVSAPNGKTLGLIDRLSSPLITNQTQTFEEDKPFSSPPNPADSRFPGSEIENLLERRTVLQLLLGTPNKGKLEKNPKITIKDETQHHRVEKNASEQIVSFKIKTEPEDSYSTQHLRDTGIPSPLAMSFHSLSRSPSEGMTSPNLTPQDFSVSRNGLLSRLLTQNHDGYEMSDPDLTNRNCELRQTETKIPYTVPKKRKMHQNEHLESQVKFAKLSPSQSGQYCSSQSLSGPMFLQDEMHSNRSDVDPRCNVSQNSFNEGKHLGWSRESKGFNVLKQLLLSENCVRDLSQHRNNVSVDDMVKGNRSHLAGSSDFVTPSLNMHMGKMSNHTNSLGQMTFQCPSSLKNSPRPPSDSLIHKSSRTEFGQVNMCPFPTDKGPVKWVITGMEKNDVAQDSPRLTKTNPILYYMLQKGAHSAGSQELRDRGSWTESLLGNATEVTFKREMVSCRGTTPNGSGVTKTTTPVVNKTLRNSNGNKYGLFDILTIKKEPE is encoded by the coding sequence ATGACTTATGGAGAAGAGCTTAGCTCTGAGATGCAACAAGATTCCGTTGTTTTAACCTATCTGGAAGGATTACTAATGCATCAAACAGCTGGCGGCCCGGGAACTGCAGTTGACAAGCTCTCTGTTAGCTGTGCAAAATCCGATGAGAATTTTAAGAATTctggaaatatattttccaaTTGTGAGAGTAATGCCCCACTTCGCAACAACAGTAGCCCTTGTCAAGGATCCGGAATGTTGCATCTCAAAAAGGCAAGGCTGTTGCAGTCTTCAGAGGACTGGAATGCTGCAAAGAGACGACGACTGTCGGATTCTGTTCCCGGCACAAATGGCAAAAATGAAACATTCTTGGCTGGAATGGTTGCAAATGCACCCAAAGGCAAGCAGGATAGTACATTATTGGCATCTCTCCTTCAGTCTTTCAGCTCTAGACTTCAGGGTGTGGCTCTGTCAAAACAACTTAAAGAGAGTCTCAAGGAGCAAGGCTTTTCTTTTAGCCAGGAGACTGTGCATGAGGAGAAAAATAACCAGTGTATGGGCATTGCATCCAGTCACCTTAAGACTTTGTTAAACAAAAGCAGATCAAAAGAGAAAATAACAAATGGTAATAAGACTGCTAAAGCTTCTATTCAAGAAAAATATACAGAGTCTTCACCTTCTGGTCAAAGCAGCACTAAAGGAGTAGCTGCTGAGCCAATTTCATGTGCTGCCAGACTTCAGGCTGTTGCAAGTATGGTAGAGAAGAGGTCAAGCCCCACTGTCTCACCTAAACCAAGTGTTGCATGTAGCCAGTTGGCATTGCTGCTTTCTAGCGAAGCTCACTTGCAACAATACTCCAGAGAGCATGCTGTAAAAGCGCAAACTGCTAGTCAGTTAGCAAGCGAAAGGCTAGCCGCAATGGCACGGTTAAAAGAGACCTCAGAGAAAGACCTTGGTCATTTTCCTTTGTCAACAAGTTTGCCCACAACCCTCAACAGCCCCTCAAGAACAACTATTTCCAATGGTATAGGTAATATCGGTaacatttctcctttttcaagTCCATTAAGTGTCCCTCATTCTCCTCATAAGTCAGTAGGGTATAAGAATCATTCAGAAAAGAATCATCTGAAGCCTTCTCCGAATAACAGCTTGCTGCTACATCTACTTAAAAGCCAAAATGCTGCAAATATGAACAAATGCAACCTTCACAGTGACAAGATTCCTGCATTTGATGAAAGTGCAACACCAACAACTACTGATGACTTTTCTGACAACAATCCCAGCTTTACGGAAGATGAAACCAGCGATGATGAAAGTAGTCACTCTAACTGTGCTCCTATTGACTTGTCATTTAAAAACAGAGTCGATAAGCCAGAGGTGTTAAATACGGCCTCCATAGACAACTTAACAGAGTCCTTGCTTAAAAACTGGGATCCAAAAGTTGAAGGACTTAACATCAACAAAGATAATAACCGAGCGCCTTCTTTGGATTCCACGTTAAAACCACATCAGAAGGTAACCCTTTTACAATTACTTCTTGGGCATAAGGCTGATGAAAATCCAGAAAAGATGGAAGATCCTCAGGGTCCACAGAGGCGTGCTGATCTGACAAAGTTCAGCTTGCCAATACAAAGACATGTATCTGAAAACACTCATAATTCTGCTTCTTTAAATGCATTACCTTTAAACAATTGTTCGAAATCAGATTCCCCCGTTAACCTGACCCAGCCTTTAGCACCAAAAAATACTTTCACATCTTACATAAGTAGCATTCAGTCTGAAAGACACGTGAATGTTGCCTCAAAACACTTGATAGAGCttacaaggaaaaaaacatttcataatcCCATCCCATTAATAAAGGAGAGTGCACCAAATAATGGTGCTTTTAGTGCGAGTAAACTTCTGCAAAATCTAGCTCAATGCGGGAAGCAAACCACTGCACCTGATGAGCAAATAGCGCAAAAACCAGTAAGTGCACCCAACGGCAAAACTCTAGGGCTGATAGACAGACTGAGTAGCCCCCTGATTACCAATCAAACTCAAACCTTCGAGGAGGACAAACCTTTTAGTAGCCCACCTAATCCAGCAGACTCCAGATTTCCTGGCTCAGAGATTGAAAACCTTTTAGAAAGACGTACTGTTCTACAGCTTCTTCTCGGAACACCAAATAAGGGGAAACTTGAAAAGAATCCAAAAATCACAATCAAAGATGAAACTCAACATCACAGGGTAGAAAAAAATGCAAGTGAGCAAATAGtatcttttaaaattaaaactgaGCCTGAGGACTCGTACAGCACACAGCATTTAAGAGACACTGGAATTCCAAGTCCATTGGCCATGTCTTTTCACAGTTTATCCAGATCGCCTTCAGAGGGCATGACATCTCCAAATCTCACTCCACAGGACTTTTCAGTTTCTAGAAATGGGCTACTAAGCCGCCTGCTTACACAAAACCACGATGGATACGAAATGAGTGACCCGGATCTAACCAACAGAAACTGTGAACTGCGACAAACAGAAACGAAAATCCCCTACACTgttccaaaaaagagaaaaatgcacCAAAACGAGCATTTAGAAAGTCAAgtcaaatttgcaaaactcagcCCTTCTCAAAGTGGGCAATATTGTTCTTCACAGTCATTAAGTGGGCCAATGTTTCTTCAGGATGAAATGCATAGTAACAGAAGTGATGTGGACCCTAGGTGCAATGTAAGCCAGAACTCCTTTAATGAAGGTAAACATTTGGGTTGGTCAAGAGAAAGTAAAGGTTTTAATGTGCTAAAACAACTGTTGCTTTCAGAAAATTGTGTCAGAGATTTGTCTCAGCATAGGAATAATGTATCCGTGGATGATATGGTAAAGGGGAACAGAAGCCACCTAGCTGGCAGTTCTGACTTTGTAACACCCTCATTAAATATGCACATGGGCAAAATGTCCAACCACACAAACAGTTTAGGTCAAATGACGTTTCAGTGTCCATCTTCTTTAAAGAATTCCCCACGCCCACCTTCAGACAGCTTGATACATAAATCATCTCGGACTGAATTTGGACAAGTCAATATGTGCCCTTTTCCTACTGACAAAGGCCCAGTTAAATGGGTTATCACAGGTATGGAAAAGAATGATGTTGCACAGGATTCCCCAAGGTTGACCAAAACCAACCCAATATTGTACTACATGCTGCAGAAAGGAGCACATTCTGCCGGCAGCCAGGAGCTACGCGATCGAGGCAGTTGGACTGAATCCTTACTAGGGAATGCAACAGAAGTGACATTTAAACGAGAAATGGTCAGTTGTAGAGGAACCACCCCAAACGGCAGTGGTGTGACAAAAACAACCACTCCTGTTGTAAATAAGACATTGCGTAATTCCAATGGTAACAAGTATGGACTTTTCGATATACTGACAATTAAGAAAGAGCCTGAATAA